One region of Paenibacillus polymyxa M1 genomic DNA includes:
- a CDS encoding AIM24 family protein, with product MDIQAGQHHDESVGSVVTLDLTEGEKLHVLHPQQIIAYRGPSAGRSDKLMNIKGMYRKHKLIQADFTGACRLIAALPPGFSLKMIKLEGSDDLLYDFRNLFWYSAGIQMRTKLLSMKNMLFSRDVIKMKFDGIGYIGILTQGLVCQEQLHPSEPIYVDASSVIAYPENAKLELTVYGNHLASQHMNYHFKMTGHGTVLFHAGEHHRRLQQDMNDDGVIKRLLREIIPFGGVFIK from the coding sequence ATGGACATACAAGCAGGACAACACCATGATGAAAGCGTCGGTTCAGTCGTAACGCTCGACCTGACTGAAGGGGAAAAGCTGCACGTTCTGCATCCGCAGCAAATTATCGCGTATCGCGGCCCCAGTGCAGGCCGTAGTGATAAGCTGATGAATATTAAAGGCATGTACCGCAAGCACAAACTGATTCAGGCCGATTTCACAGGGGCTTGCCGACTAATTGCCGCACTTCCTCCTGGCTTTAGTCTGAAGATGATCAAGCTTGAAGGAAGCGACGATCTGCTATACGATTTCCGCAACCTGTTCTGGTACAGCGCCGGCATCCAAATGCGTACCAAGCTACTAAGCATGAAAAACATGTTGTTTAGCCGTGATGTCATTAAAATGAAATTTGACGGTATAGGTTACATTGGTATTTTGACACAGGGATTGGTATGTCAAGAACAACTTCATCCCTCAGAGCCGATCTATGTCGATGCGAGCAGCGTCATAGCCTATCCAGAAAATGCCAAGCTGGAGTTAACCGTATACGGTAACCATCTGGCCAGCCAGCATATGAACTATCATTTTAAAATGACTGGACATGGTACTGTATTATTTCATGCCGGTGAGCATCATCGGCGGCTTCAGCAGGATATGAACGACGATGGCGTGATCAAACGACTTTTAAGGGAAATCATTCCGTTTGGTGGAGTGTTTATCAAATAG
- a CDS encoding helix-turn-helix transcriptional regulator, whose protein sequence is MTDRLIRLMRIITIVQANPGILARELAERCETSERTIYRDMEALSAMHIPIANMGHGKGYIFISNFALYPLNWTEEEAEAFTKLGEMMETIKPLLPPAFESAYEKVMASSQKKKMDQTSFAQEMKNIIRLGSTLDRENQPYLLRLIVLASLTQQTIEAEYSSPQNEDVSLVQVDPYCLVPQDRRFYMLGFCHKQSAMRTFRISRFRNMRILPYTFQKNTSEMEMFFKGTWSVTKGNQNIRFVVRFSADSVYRVKEEELFIKPLLKDLPDGSLLFEVTVNHDREFLDWLTSYGAEAEILEPLRYRKRMQEMLRTWGAFYFDKKAGNQE, encoded by the coding sequence TTGACTGATCGGTTGATACGTTTAATGCGGATTATTACTATTGTTCAGGCAAATCCGGGGATATTGGCAAGAGAGCTTGCCGAACGTTGTGAAACATCAGAACGTACCATATACCGAGATATGGAGGCGCTAAGCGCTATGCATATTCCGATCGCGAATATGGGGCATGGCAAGGGGTACATTTTTATTAGCAATTTTGCTTTGTATCCTCTGAATTGGACAGAAGAAGAGGCAGAGGCTTTTACCAAGCTGGGAGAGATGATGGAAACGATAAAGCCTCTTTTACCGCCAGCTTTTGAAAGTGCTTATGAGAAAGTGATGGCCTCTAGTCAGAAAAAAAAGATGGACCAGACGAGCTTCGCGCAGGAAATGAAAAATATCATCCGGCTCGGCTCGACACTTGATCGGGAAAACCAGCCCTATCTGCTCAGGCTGATTGTTTTGGCGAGTCTTACGCAGCAGACAATTGAAGCGGAATACAGCTCGCCTCAAAATGAAGATGTATCATTGGTGCAAGTAGATCCTTATTGTTTGGTTCCTCAAGACCGGCGGTTCTATATGCTTGGTTTTTGTCATAAGCAATCCGCCATGAGAACCTTTCGGATCAGCCGCTTTCGGAATATGAGGATTTTGCCGTATACGTTTCAAAAAAATACATCTGAAATGGAAATGTTTTTTAAAGGTACCTGGTCGGTGACCAAAGGAAATCAAAATATTCGGTTTGTGGTACGTTTTTCTGCCGATTCTGTATATCGGGTCAAAGAAGAGGAACTGTTCATCAAGCCTCTTCTCAAGGATTTGCCGGATGGAAGTTTGTTGTTTGAGGTGACGGTCAATCATGACCGTGAATTTCTGGATTGGCTCACATCCTATGGAGCTGAAGCCGAGATTCTGGAACCTTTACGGTACCGCAAACGTATGCAAGAAATGCTGCGAACCTGGGGGGCGTTTTACTTCGATAAGAAGGCTGGAAATCAAGAATAA
- a CDS encoding 3'-5' exonuclease has protein sequence MQYIIYDLEFTVSRNARYSSEIIDIGAVKVIHGEDGLFVADTFHSFVRPSNRPVISTDTVQFTGITQRDIDAAPLFPEAVKQFIAWLGTDSTYYLCAWGPDDRQKLVSHCRTHHVDLGWIHNTNDIQKQISRLFSSNGKYRQLSLSQALELCNIEFDGQQHRALDDAVNTAQVFMHHFDRLTLVHNAADDEESRGSKLVYSSPEEEQEQYSPFGNLANLFKDR, from the coding sequence ATGCAATACATTATTTATGATCTTGAATTTACCGTTAGCCGTAACGCCAGATATTCCTCCGAAATCATTGATATCGGTGCCGTCAAAGTTATTCATGGAGAAGATGGTCTATTCGTGGCGGATACGTTTCACAGTTTTGTGAGACCATCAAATCGGCCTGTAATCTCTACAGATACTGTTCAATTTACGGGTATTACTCAACGAGACATTGATGCCGCTCCACTCTTTCCTGAAGCTGTGAAGCAATTTATTGCCTGGCTAGGCACGGATTCGACCTATTATTTATGCGCATGGGGCCCGGATGACCGTCAGAAGCTGGTATCCCATTGTCGTACTCATCATGTAGATCTCGGTTGGATTCATAATACAAATGATATACAGAAGCAAATTTCCCGTCTGTTTAGTTCCAATGGAAAGTATCGTCAGTTGAGCCTGTCTCAGGCGTTGGAATTGTGCAACATTGAGTTTGACGGTCAACAGCATCGAGCACTGGATGATGCCGTGAATACTGCTCAGGTTTTCATGCACCATTTTGATCGTCTTACATTAGTTCATAATGCTGCCGATGATGAAGAAAGTCGCGGCTCAAAGCTCGTCTACTCTTCGCCAGAAGAAGAACAGGAGCAGTACAGTCCCTTCGGCAATCTCGCCAACCTGTTTAAGGACCGTTAA
- a CDS encoding 5'-nucleotidase C-terminal domain-containing protein: MNSWKKLSSILTTAVLLLGCLGTAAADPVANAGTAGTGTTPSPVSGKHITILHTNDTHAHVVANDKEMGFAKLAGIIDQYRAANPNTLLLDDGDTVHGTTFATLVNGESIVKVINKLRYDAMVPGNHEFNYGWKHLVELSKEIQFPVLSANIKQTDGTRLFQPYTIKEVDGVKIGIIGLTTPETAYKTNPKNVEGIQFTDPAAEAKAAVDEIRSKVDVVVALGHLGQDASSKDTSLKVVKEVPGIDIFIDGHSHTVLEKGLFGDNGTLIASAGEYTKYLGVVDLWVDGGKVVQKQAKLIDSTQAADVQPNAEIAALITSIQKEQEPILKEVVAQTSVDLEGAREKVRAGETNLGDLLTDAMRDVSGADVALTNGGGIRASIKAGTVTKGDIITVLPFGNQIVTLKVKGSDLQAALENGAASYPEPSGGFPQVSGISFKIDTSAAKGSRVHSILIGGKALDPEATYTLATNDFTAVGGDQYTMFAKYPQAGMFGSLDEALIRYMQKVGSASLQAQAAGRIQEAKADGKTSLPATQAVPSAPTTTPAPLQEIPQSDSIAAAKPAPVKPAPAKSQTSKPQQVSTTAQAANSHVYVVKSGDTLYDISRKHGTTWQQLQQLNKLKNPHRIYPGQKLDLPA, translated from the coding sequence ATGAACTCATGGAAAAAACTCTCGTCGATCTTGACGACCGCCGTGCTTCTACTTGGTTGTCTCGGCACAGCAGCAGCGGACCCAGTTGCTAATGCGGGAACAGCAGGAACGGGAACAACACCGTCTCCAGTCAGCGGTAAACACATCACCATCCTACATACGAATGATACCCATGCCCACGTGGTCGCCAACGACAAGGAAATGGGCTTCGCCAAGCTGGCGGGCATTATCGATCAATATCGCGCCGCCAATCCTAATACATTACTGCTGGATGATGGGGATACCGTTCATGGAACGACCTTCGCTACTTTGGTCAATGGTGAAAGTATCGTAAAAGTAATTAATAAGCTGCGCTATGATGCAATGGTTCCCGGTAACCATGAGTTTAATTACGGCTGGAAGCATCTGGTTGAGCTGAGTAAAGAGATTCAGTTCCCTGTACTGAGCGCCAACATTAAGCAAACGGACGGAACACGTTTGTTCCAACCGTATACTATTAAAGAAGTGGATGGCGTTAAAATCGGTATTATCGGCCTAACTACGCCTGAAACGGCATATAAAACCAATCCTAAAAATGTGGAAGGCATTCAATTCACCGACCCTGCGGCTGAAGCCAAAGCGGCCGTAGACGAAATCCGCAGCAAAGTGGATGTTGTTGTTGCTCTGGGTCACCTAGGACAAGATGCGTCCAGCAAAGACACCAGCCTCAAGGTCGTGAAGGAAGTGCCTGGCATTGATATTTTCATCGACGGACACAGCCATACCGTGCTGGAAAAAGGCTTGTTCGGTGACAATGGCACGTTGATCGCTAGTGCAGGTGAATACACCAAGTATCTGGGTGTAGTGGATCTATGGGTAGACGGCGGTAAGGTTGTCCAAAAGCAAGCGAAGCTGATCGATTCGACTCAAGCTGCTGACGTTCAGCCCAACGCTGAAATTGCTGCATTAATCACCTCCATTCAGAAAGAACAAGAACCTATTCTTAAAGAGGTTGTAGCACAAACAAGTGTAGATCTGGAAGGAGCGCGCGAAAAGGTACGTGCGGGTGAAACCAATCTCGGCGACCTGCTCACCGATGCTATGCGTGACGTTTCGGGAGCAGACGTGGCTTTAACAAACGGTGGCGGCATCCGTGCTTCCATCAAAGCAGGCACGGTTACCAAGGGAGACATCATCACCGTACTGCCTTTCGGCAACCAAATCGTTACCCTGAAAGTGAAAGGCTCTGACCTTCAGGCCGCACTGGAAAATGGCGCAGCCTCATACCCGGAACCGAGCGGGGGCTTCCCACAAGTATCCGGCATCTCGTTCAAAATAGACACCTCAGCAGCCAAAGGCAGCCGTGTTCACTCCATCCTGATTGGTGGAAAGGCCCTTGATCCTGAGGCAACATACACACTGGCTACCAATGATTTTACTGCTGTAGGCGGTGACCAATATACGATGTTCGCTAAATACCCACAGGCAGGTATGTTCGGATCGCTGGATGAAGCGTTAATCCGCTATATGCAAAAAGTGGGCTCTGCTAGCCTGCAAGCACAAGCGGCCGGCCGTATTCAAGAAGCCAAGGCAGACGGAAAAACTTCTCTCCCTGCCACACAAGCTGTGCCGTCTGCTCCGACCACGACGCCAGCACCTCTGCAGGAGATACCGCAATCCGATTCCATAGCGGCTGCGAAACCAGCACCTGTGAAACCGGCACCTGCAAAGTCTCAAACTAGCAAGCCACAGCAGGTATCGACCACTGCACAAGCTGCAAATAGCCATGTGTATGTTGTGAAATCTGGGGATACACTGTATGACATTTCCCGCAAACACGGCACTACCTGGCAACAGCTTCAGCAGTTGAATAAGTTGAAGAATCCTCACCGCATTTATCCGGGGCAAAAGTTAGACCTCCCGGCCTAA
- a CDS encoding ImmA/IrrE family metallo-endopeptidase, which yields MNELIHKLVRKYRTNCPFDIAKALGIHIRYCDLGSTTKGLYYHKLRRRFIVIHNGLTPEWERFVCAHELGHDRLHKGISRFFMEEHSYFSPGKFEQQANRFAVLLLSEGNPPLADETLDHYLPRIGLPKETALFFDHKTEQ from the coding sequence ATGAACGAACTCATTCACAAACTTGTCCGAAAATACCGTACCAATTGCCCCTTCGATATTGCGAAAGCCCTAGGCATCCATATCCGATATTGCGATCTGGGTTCCACAACCAAAGGGTTGTATTATCACAAGCTGCGCAGAAGATTTATCGTCATTCACAACGGCCTTACACCAGAATGGGAACGGTTCGTCTGTGCGCATGAATTGGGACATGACCGACTGCATAAAGGCATTAGCCGCTTTTTTATGGAGGAACATTCCTACTTTTCTCCAGGAAAATTTGAACAACAGGCTAATCGCTTTGCTGTGCTGTTGCTGAGTGAAGGGAATCCGCCGCTCGCTGACGAAACATTGGATCACTATTTACCCCGGATCGGGCTGCCCAAAGAGACTGCCCTTTTTTTTGATCACAAAACAGAACAATAG
- a CDS encoding helix-turn-helix domain-containing protein produces the protein MEQPAFGTYLKQQREHKQLSINQLADAAGISNSQISRIENGLRGVPKPSTLRKIADALSVSYTEMMKAAGYWADDDSIEQNPHELYRSTVPEWANSKDRRDFKKMLEEDDELMFDGIPLDEKDRQRIKDVLTGLFWEAKQMNKHKKPADPGASKDQG, from the coding sequence GTGGAACAGCCAGCATTCGGAACCTACCTAAAACAGCAGCGTGAGCACAAGCAATTGAGCATCAACCAATTGGCAGATGCCGCAGGTATTAGTAATTCACAAATTTCCCGCATCGAAAATGGACTGCGTGGAGTTCCCAAACCCTCCACCCTCCGCAAAATAGCGGACGCGCTCAGCGTATCCTATACCGAAATGATGAAGGCCGCCGGATATTGGGCAGATGATGATTCTATAGAGCAAAATCCGCATGAGCTTTATCGTTCTACTGTACCAGAATGGGCAAACTCCAAAGACCGCCGGGATTTTAAAAAAATGCTGGAGGAAGACGACGAATTAATGTTTGATGGCATTCCGCTCGATGAAAAAGACCGTCAACGGATCAAGGACGTACTGACAGGCCTGTTCTGGGAAGCCAAGCAAATGAACAAACATAAAAAGCCCGCAGATCCCGGGGCGAGCAAAGATCAGGGATAG
- a CDS encoding ArpU family phage packaging/lysis transcriptional regulator, whose amino-acid sequence MRNNLPELDRRKTQNALEGVFEKYRIYKTITFMDRESFITAGYTDRPNGPTNVTSDPTARTAVYNVDAPAARLAYCQMVDAVVSRLNEREQLLIRERYLKDDDVFDYKVYNYVLDPPVSKDTYTKLRTRAFYKMALALADQGVLNLASLQKGADRRLGSVNA is encoded by the coding sequence ATGAGAAATAACTTACCCGAATTAGACCGTCGCAAAACGCAGAATGCATTGGAGGGTGTATTTGAGAAATACCGGATTTATAAAACAATAACCTTTATGGATCGGGAAAGCTTTATTACTGCTGGCTATACGGACCGCCCGAACGGACCCACGAATGTGACAAGCGATCCAACGGCCCGGACTGCTGTATATAATGTAGATGCTCCTGCAGCCCGCTTGGCCTATTGCCAAATGGTGGATGCTGTAGTGAGCCGCTTGAATGAACGTGAACAGCTACTCATCCGTGAACGTTATTTAAAAGATGACGATGTGTTCGATTACAAGGTTTATAATTATGTGTTGGACCCACCAGTCAGCAAGGATACGTATACGAAGCTTCGCACGCGTGCTTTTTATAAAATGGCGCTAGCGCTGGCAGACCAAGGCGTTTTGAATCTGGCAAGCTTGCAGAAGGGCGCGGATCGAAGACTGGGTTCGGTAAATGCATAG
- the ant(6) gene encoding aminoglycoside 6-adenylyltransferase: MRSEPEMMNMLVKFAMNDKRIRLVTMEGSRTNFNVPPDSFQDYDISYFVTDMDSFKESDQWLNVFGDRLMMQKPEDMELFPSELGNWFSYIILFEDGNKLDLTLIPINEVEDYFTNSDGLVEVLLDKDVLIQEEVIANDHQYWIKKPTAREFDDCCNEFWMVSTYIVKGLARKEILFAIDHLNEIARPNLLRMMAWKIGSEQGYTFSVGKNYKFINQYLPNEDWKSLLSTYSENGYQEMWQSLLTCYSLFRTYAKAVASSLKYEYPEYDEAITRYTVNIYNSLN, translated from the coding sequence GTGAGAAGTGAACCAGAAATGATGAATATGCTTGTAAAGTTTGCTATGAACGATAAAAGAATACGATTGGTCACGATGGAAGGATCACGTACAAACTTCAATGTTCCTCCTGATTCATTTCAAGATTATGATATTTCTTACTTTGTAACAGATATGGATTCTTTCAAGGAAAGTGATCAATGGCTGAACGTGTTTGGGGATAGGCTTATGATGCAAAAACCCGAGGATATGGAGCTTTTTCCATCAGAACTAGGTAACTGGTTTTCATATATCATTCTTTTTGAGGATGGAAACAAATTAGATCTGACACTGATCCCTATAAACGAGGTAGAGGATTATTTTACGAATAGCGATGGTTTAGTTGAGGTTCTGCTCGACAAGGATGTGCTGATCCAAGAGGAAGTGATCGCAAACGATCATCAATATTGGATTAAAAAGCCCACTGCAAGGGAATTTGATGATTGCTGTAATGAATTTTGGATGGTTTCAACTTATATCGTAAAAGGATTGGCGAGAAAAGAAATCCTGTTTGCTATTGACCATTTGAACGAGATTGCACGACCTAATTTGTTGCGAATGATGGCTTGGAAGATTGGATCAGAGCAAGGGTACACCTTTAGTGTAGGAAAAAACTATAAATTTATAAATCAGTATCTTCCTAATGAAGATTGGAAAAGCCTACTATCGACTTACTCAGAGAACGGCTATCAAGAAATGTGGCAGTCTTTACTTACTTGTTATTCATTGTTTAGAACATACGCTAAGGCTGTGGCAAGCAGTTTGAAATATGAGTATCCAGAATACGATGAAGCCATTACTAGGTACACTGTAAATATTTATAATTCATTGAATTGA
- a CDS encoding phage tail sheath family protein, with product MAGGTWENTNKPVLPGLYMNFQAAAASAIQGGSRGTVVVPVKANWGPVREFVEVGSETAISQIFSGDSENGATAYSTLYLALLGGPKKLLAYRLADDTAAEASVTLKSGGETPTDVLRLKALYTGSRGNGFAVTVQPTLGDEQAREVRLYEGTKLLGTYKGSDGTAASIAKALNENSENVWVKAEVVGEGGIPADVSGVHLTGGNSGNSKLVNADYIAMQEALEGQEFNVLALDYAADLALLQSFAAWIKRVRSEGKGVIAVFGGSAADDVSKTAVSLASARSLALNHEGIVNVGTGVRLAGTDYSSAQTAAYVAGLIAGQRLNQSATYAVTPFEDVTRRWTRSEQEQAVRNGVFLLFFDGRQVKALRGINSLVNPSAGQNNAWKKIRSLRVMDAINADLQRAAEETYIGKINNTVEGRLALIGAIKEYLAQLSLSNVIEADGYDVILDPAYYGDAPVIKPEPDQVFLQWNVKLTDVMEQLFGTFYVQ from the coding sequence ATGGCAGGCGGAACATGGGAAAACACGAATAAACCGGTATTGCCGGGTTTGTATATGAATTTTCAGGCAGCAGCAGCTTCAGCGATTCAAGGTGGATCACGTGGTACGGTCGTTGTACCCGTCAAGGCAAATTGGGGCCCTGTACGTGAGTTTGTAGAGGTTGGCAGTGAAACGGCTATTAGCCAAATCTTCTCCGGCGACAGTGAGAACGGTGCGACAGCATATTCCACATTGTATCTGGCTTTGCTGGGAGGTCCGAAAAAACTGCTCGCTTACCGGTTGGCAGATGACACGGCTGCTGAAGCGTCTGTAACGCTGAAAAGCGGTGGCGAGACCCCGACCGACGTGCTGCGTTTGAAGGCTTTGTACACAGGAAGCCGCGGTAATGGTTTTGCCGTAACGGTACAGCCGACTTTGGGTGACGAGCAAGCTCGTGAGGTGCGCCTCTATGAAGGAACCAAACTGCTGGGTACGTACAAAGGCAGCGACGGTACGGCTGCTTCGATTGCCAAAGCGCTGAACGAAAACAGCGAAAACGTATGGGTAAAAGCTGAGGTTGTCGGCGAAGGCGGCATTCCAGCGGATGTCAGCGGCGTACATCTGACAGGTGGCAATAGCGGCAATAGCAAGCTGGTTAATGCCGATTACATTGCGATGCAGGAAGCACTTGAGGGACAGGAATTTAATGTGCTGGCCCTGGATTATGCAGCCGATCTGGCATTGCTGCAAAGCTTTGCTGCCTGGATCAAACGTGTGCGGAGCGAAGGCAAAGGCGTCATCGCTGTATTCGGCGGTTCTGCGGCAGACGATGTGTCCAAAACAGCTGTCAGCTTGGCCTCTGCACGTTCCCTGGCGCTGAACCATGAAGGCATCGTGAATGTGGGTACAGGTGTACGCCTGGCAGGTACGGACTACAGCTCCGCCCAAACGGCTGCCTATGTAGCCGGGCTGATTGCAGGCCAACGTTTGAACCAATCCGCAACGTACGCGGTTACGCCTTTTGAGGATGTAACCCGCCGCTGGACACGTTCCGAGCAGGAACAGGCTGTCCGTAACGGGGTGTTCCTCCTGTTCTTCGACGGCCGTCAGGTCAAAGCGCTGCGTGGAATCAACAGCTTGGTGAACCCGTCTGCCGGACAAAACAACGCATGGAAGAAAATCCGTTCCCTCCGTGTTATGGATGCCATTAACGCTGACTTGCAGCGTGCAGCCGAAGAGACTTACATTGGCAAAATCAACAACACGGTGGAAGGTCGTCTGGCACTCATCGGTGCGATCAAAGAATACCTGGCACAGCTGTCGCTGAGCAACGTGATCGAGGCAGATGGCTACGATGTCATTCTCGACCCAGCCTACTACGGTGATGCGCCAGTCATCAAACCGGAGCCGGATCAAGTGTTCCTGCAATGGAACGTGAAGCTCACCGACGTGATGGAGCAACTGTTCGGCACATTTTACGTGCAATAA
- a CDS encoding phage tail tube protein, which yields MLDASRVILGTFGQAYIDGVWQTHINKLEASVEIDKRELNLVGNTWKVHKNGAKKGTGTMSGYKVTSDMIRRGFEKFDIISKLDDPESFGHERVRLIRCMPDKIQLANWTAGEEVPEETTFTFEGYELLDPIVAN from the coding sequence ATGTTGGATGCTTCAAGAGTTATTTTAGGTACGTTTGGTCAGGCGTATATTGATGGGGTATGGCAGACACATATTAACAAGCTGGAAGCTAGCGTGGAAATTGATAAAAGAGAACTGAATTTGGTAGGTAATACGTGGAAAGTCCATAAAAATGGAGCTAAAAAAGGTACTGGGACGATGAGTGGTTACAAAGTAACTTCTGATATGATTCGTCGCGGTTTTGAAAAATTCGATATTATTTCCAAGCTGGACGATCCCGAATCTTTTGGACATGAACGCGTTCGTTTGATTCGCTGCATGCCGGATAAAATTCAATTGGCCAACTGGACTGCAGGGGAAGAAGTGCCAGAAGAAACGACTTTTACCTTCGAAGGCTATGAGTTGCTTGATCCGATTGTAGCAAACTAA
- a CDS encoding phage tail assembly chaperone, whose translation MSLNENMTEEQILDSLFEAAEKLPEETVRIKRLDMKIVLHGLTSSKVDSIRERCTIRRTVKGAVDEKVDTETFNALLISEATGKLEVKGLSLNGWGDPRITSRLKLSGGEQSVRRMLLAGELDAVGDKVLELSGFGVEIADLKN comes from the coding sequence ATGAGCTTGAATGAGAATATGACAGAAGAACAAATTTTGGACAGTTTGTTTGAAGCCGCTGAAAAACTACCGGAAGAAACGGTTCGTATCAAGCGCCTCGATATGAAAATTGTGCTGCACGGCCTGACCTCCAGTAAGGTGGACAGCATTCGTGAGCGTTGCACGATTCGTCGAACCGTGAAGGGTGCCGTAGATGAAAAAGTAGATACCGAAACGTTCAACGCCTTGTTGATTTCGGAAGCTACCGGAAAGCTGGAAGTGAAGGGCCTGTCCCTCAACGGTTGGGGCGATCCCCGGATTACAAGCCGCTTGAAGCTGTCCGGTGGCGAACAATCTGTTCGCCGTATGCTGTTAGCGGGTGAACTGGATGCAGTAGGGGATAAGGTATTGGAACTGTCCGGATTTGGAGTTGAGATTGCTGATCTAAAAAACTAA
- a CDS encoding LysM peptidoglycan-binding domain-containing protein produces MEFSLTDGKGKKFQFPVNPEEVTISRQKGFDTTTILSYGEFDFPQGEKVKEISFSSFFPKEYNPAYCTYEDIPDPQEAMNTLNGFLLSKSPLRFIITETAVNVPVIVASHNSTFRGGEYGDVNFDLSLRTWSEMKVVKKAGTSLKSATVNKKPRTDMKEKKKTYTVKSGDSLSKIAKVELGDSSQWSRIYQLNKKIIGKNPNAIKPGQKLVLS; encoded by the coding sequence ATGGAGTTTAGTTTGACGGATGGTAAGGGGAAAAAGTTTCAGTTTCCAGTAAATCCTGAGGAAGTAACGATTTCACGACAAAAAGGATTTGATACAACGACGATCTTGTCCTACGGGGAGTTTGATTTTCCGCAAGGAGAGAAGGTGAAGGAAATCTCCTTCTCTTCTTTTTTTCCGAAAGAATACAATCCAGCGTATTGCACATATGAAGATATCCCTGATCCGCAGGAGGCCATGAACACGTTGAATGGCTTTTTGTTATCCAAGAGCCCGCTACGCTTTATCATTACGGAGACAGCTGTGAATGTGCCGGTAATTGTGGCTTCTCATAATTCAACCTTTCGGGGCGGGGAATATGGGGATGTGAATTTTGATTTGTCACTGCGAACCTGGAGTGAAATGAAAGTAGTCAAAAAAGCCGGCACCAGCTTGAAGTCTGCGACAGTCAACAAAAAGCCTCGCACGGATATGAAAGAAAAAAAGAAAACTTACACGGTTAAATCGGGAGATTCCTTGTCCAAAATTGCCAAGGTGGAGCTGGGAGACAGCTCCCAATGGAGTCGTATTTATCAGCTTAACAAAAAGATCATCGGGAAAAATCCGAATGCGATTAAACCGGGGCAAAAGCTGGTGCTATCATGA
- a CDS encoding XkdQ/YqbQ family protein — protein sequence MSYKVILQHKYDLSPLVENINLRDSLEQIAYQGTVNLVVTSDMPTISPGMSIRVSGIPYGKKDYVPLLSPAVIWEVETSNNGLKRMTLTLYDRTVYLDKSEDEYLLPAKQTATQRFQKYARDWKLKIASLPDTKKQLGRAVYRTQSIYSMMLGDLRETAKAGGELYHPRMISSGLELYELGTNKDVYVLERVTDTTQSRTLEGAATRVKVLATAASETGKEVPSKVMALEEKDIAKYGTLQVIVQDDEVKSGAAARELAKSKLRGIQQTISVNAPDMNTIRAGDAVILGTMKLLVISVSRELGNPGSMSLELGTYDDVKRRFYLE from the coding sequence ATGAGCTATAAAGTCATTTTACAGCATAAATATGATCTGTCGCCGCTTGTGGAGAACATTAATTTGAGAGATTCACTAGAGCAAATCGCCTATCAGGGGACGGTCAATTTGGTCGTTACGTCCGATATGCCTACTATTTCTCCAGGGATGTCAATCCGGGTTAGCGGGATTCCTTATGGTAAAAAAGACTACGTTCCTCTGTTGTCCCCAGCGGTGATCTGGGAAGTGGAAACGTCGAACAACGGACTCAAGCGTATGACGCTGACGCTATATGACCGTACGGTATATTTGGACAAGTCGGAGGATGAATATTTACTTCCTGCCAAGCAGACGGCTACTCAGCGTTTTCAGAAGTATGCGAGGGACTGGAAACTGAAAATCGCTTCTTTGCCGGACACAAAAAAGCAGCTCGGGCGCGCTGTATACCGAACACAGTCCATTTACTCCATGATGCTGGGCGATCTGCGGGAGACAGCCAAGGCGGGAGGGGAGCTATATCATCCACGTATGATTTCTTCCGGCTTAGAGCTTTACGAACTGGGCACGAACAAAGATGTGTACGTCTTGGAGAGAGTGACCGATACGACACAATCCCGAACGTTGGAAGGCGCAGCCACGAGAGTAAAGGTGTTGGCTACGGCGGCCAGTGAAACAGGGAAAGAGGTTCCTTCCAAGGTGATGGCACTTGAGGAAAAGGACATTGCCAAATATGGAACACTTCAGGTGATCGTACAGGATGATGAGGTGAAATCGGGTGCGGCGGCACGTGAGTTGGCCAAAAGTAAGCTGAGAGGCATACAACAAACGATATCGGTAAATGCGCCAGATATGAACACGATTCGAGCAGGAGACGCGGTAATATTAGGGACCATGAAGCTGCTAGTAATTTCAGTAAGCAGGGAATTGGGCAACCCTGGCAGTATGTCGCTGGAGCTCGGAACGTATGACGATGTAAAAAGGAGGTTTTACCTTGAATAA